One stretch of Manis pentadactyla isolate mManPen7 chromosome 10, mManPen7.hap1, whole genome shotgun sequence DNA includes these proteins:
- the LOC130679124 gene encoding eukaryotic peptide chain release factor GTP-binding subunit ERF3A-like has protein sequence MDPGSGGGGGGGSSSGSSSDSAPDCWDQADMEAPGSGPCGGEGGPLAAGAAEAQREHLSAAFSRQLNVNAKPFVPNVHAAEFVPSFLRGPAQPAPAPAPTTTEPAVAREALRAKGPGRGSSRAGGRSPPWWGVGTRLRFASQGGVRAASGPGGTWGADSGAGRGQPCVGRPGRGGGPGGAVAACRRHGRDLEPVPSPGAAATY, from the coding sequence ATGGATCCGGgcagtggcggcggcggcggcgggggcagcAGCAGCGGGAGCAGCAGCGACTCAGCGCCCGACTGCTGGGACCAGGCGGACATGGAAGCCCCCGGGTCGGGCCCGTGCGGCGGCGAAGGCGGCCCCTTGGCGGCGGGGGCCGCCGAGGCCCAGCGTGAGCACCTCAGCGCGGCCTTCAGCCGGCAGCTCAACGTCAATGCCAAACCCTTTGTGCCCAACGTCCACGCCGCCGAGTTCGTGCCGTCCTTCCTGCGTGGCCCGGCCCAACCGGCGCCGGCGCCGGCGCCAACCACCACGGAGCCTGCAGTGGCGCGGGAGGCCCTTCGGGCAAAGGGGCCGGGACGCGGAAGCAGCCGAGCGGGAGGCCGGAGCCCACCTTGGTGGGGTGTGGGGACACGTCTGCGGTTCGCCTCGCAGGGCGGGGTACGCGCGGCCTCGGGGCCCGGCGGCACGTGGGGCGCTGACAGCGGCGCCGGGCGCGGGCAGCCCTGTGTGGGGCGGCCCGGGCGCGGCGGAGGGCCTGGAGGAGCGGTAGCTGCGTGTCGGCGACATGGGAGGGATCTAGAGCCCGTCCCTTCCCCGGGGGCCGCAGCTACCTACTAG